One genomic segment of Brevibacillus laterosporus LMG 15441 includes these proteins:
- a CDS encoding ABC transporter permease, giving the protein MTFLQFIATNVRRKFRFYLAYFLSVTFVIMIYFTYGMFIYHPGTTTEGLHYLVVNGMTVAEAIIFCFSFAFIWYSTNIFLKMRKKEFAVLSILGISRWQINFMIFMENLLLVTLSMVVGIGFGLLFSKSFFIFASAILDMDEIPFYIPTEALLLTIVSFYTAFLFISFFTLFTTKHRSIKVLLDESRKPKKEPKGSVILALFSILCIGSAYYITFTLKNDIFEVIRWMFIVILLTCVGTYFFYSQFGAFLINWVKKRPILYWRGTRIIWLSDLAYRIKDNAQMFFMVTIVSTVAFTSAGALISVLGILGMVKDTLPLTIEYKYYHDEKLEGKKSTQIIEDHLANYHVHYERVEVEDLYFSKPVARADVIKISAYNQLAALLERETYQIKKGEALWIRASYLPEDGIPDLLAKDGKPFRLVQKIDKPVLSYQWNTLAVSDEDFAYLKERASSNYTVVGYMVHEWRKGGSINKDAVAFSKEINQKLAEDQHPLVRDAYYAEAKRAVGSALFIGLFVAVIFYVCAGSFLYFRLYMDLDRDKQYYQTISKIGLSIEEWQKSMTVQIALLFFVPFTLAIVHTSVALVGLQKVYSSGTFVSIFKTSIVSILIFFVLQLVYFLIVRSHFLQKLKRHIM; this is encoded by the coding sequence ATGACCTTTCTACAATTCATCGCCACTAATGTACGTCGTAAATTCAGGTTTTATCTGGCGTATTTTTTAAGTGTTACGTTTGTCATTATGATTTATTTTACCTACGGCATGTTCATTTATCATCCAGGAACGACTACAGAAGGTCTACATTACTTGGTGGTGAATGGAATGACCGTAGCCGAAGCCATTATCTTCTGCTTTTCCTTTGCCTTTATCTGGTACTCCACGAATATTTTTCTTAAGATGCGGAAAAAAGAGTTTGCCGTTTTATCTATACTTGGTATTTCACGCTGGCAGATCAATTTCATGATATTTATGGAAAACCTGCTGTTAGTTACGTTATCGATGGTGGTTGGCATTGGATTTGGTCTGCTATTCTCCAAATCCTTCTTCATATTCGCTTCAGCCATTCTTGATATGGACGAAATACCATTTTATATACCAACTGAAGCTCTTTTACTTACGATCGTTTCCTTTTATACTGCCTTTTTGTTTATTTCTTTTTTCACTCTATTTACAACAAAGCACCGGAGTATCAAGGTTTTACTTGATGAATCACGCAAACCGAAAAAGGAGCCTAAGGGATCGGTTATTTTAGCTCTTTTCTCAATCCTTTGCATTGGATCAGCCTACTATATTACGTTTACCCTTAAAAACGATATCTTTGAGGTTATAAGGTGGATGTTTATAGTCATCCTCTTAACCTGTGTCGGTACTTACTTCTTCTACTCTCAGTTTGGAGCATTCCTGATTAATTGGGTAAAAAAAAGGCCCATTCTCTACTGGCGTGGAACCCGAATTATTTGGCTGTCCGATCTAGCATATCGTATTAAGGATAATGCCCAGATGTTTTTTATGGTAACCATTGTCTCCACTGTCGCCTTTACTTCGGCAGGAGCATTGATCAGTGTCCTAGGTATACTAGGTATGGTCAAGGATACGCTTCCACTGACAATCGAGTATAAGTACTATCACGATGAGAAGCTTGAGGGTAAAAAATCGACACAAATCATTGAGGATCATCTAGCCAATTACCATGTACACTATGAACGAGTCGAGGTCGAGGATTTATATTTTTCTAAGCCAGTAGCACGTGCAGATGTCATAAAGATATCAGCTTATAATCAATTAGCAGCACTGCTAGAGCGTGAAACGTATCAAATTAAGAAGGGGGAGGCTCTTTGGATTAGAGCAAGCTATTTACCCGAGGATGGCATTCCTGACCTTCTTGCGAAAGACGGCAAGCCTTTTCGCTTGGTACAAAAGATAGACAAGCCAGTCCTTTCTTATCAATGGAACACATTAGCTGTATCCGATGAAGACTTTGCCTATCTGAAGGAAAGAGCCTCTTCTAACTATACGGTTGTGGGCTATATGGTTCATGAGTGGAGAAAGGGAGGCTCTATCAATAAAGACGCGGTAGCCTTCTCAAAAGAAATCAACCAAAAGCTAGCCGAGGATCAACATCCTTTAGTTCGTGATGCCTACTATGCTGAAGCAAAGCGGGCCGTTGGCAGTGCGTTATTTATCGGTTTATTTGTAGCCGTCATCTTTTATGTTTGTGCAGGAAGCTTTTTATACTTCCGACTTTATATGGATCTTGATCGAGATAAACAATATTATCAAACGATCTCTAAGATTGGCTTATCCATAGAAGAATGGCAAAAAAGCATGACTGTCCAAATCGCTTTGCTCTTCTTTGTTCCATTCACACTGGCTATCGTGCACACGTCAGTAGCTTTAGTCGGTCTCCAAAAGGTGTATTCCAGCGGCACCTTCGTTTCGATTTTTAAAACATCAATTGTAAGCATTCTGATTTTCTTTGTACTTCAGCTTGTTTATTTCCTCATTGTTCGCTCTCACTTTTTA
- a CDS encoding ABC transporter ATP-binding protein, with the protein MGLLQVTNVSKIYGGKIPYRALTDVNFHIEEGEFIAIMGPSGSGKTTLLNLIATIDIPTTGDILLNGENPHKIKKSKLAVFRRRNLGFVFQDFNLLDTLTMGENILLPLALDFYKVPEMKQKLDEIATQLEINHILQKRPYEVSGGQNQRAAIARAIIHSPSLLLADEPTGNLDSKSTRIVMETLQNINATKKTTMMMVTHDPVAASYCDRVLFIKDGTLYNEIQRGESRQVFFQQILDVLALLGGSTYDLSTIHRH; encoded by the coding sequence ATGGGACTTCTTCAGGTAACAAACGTCAGCAAAATATACGGGGGGAAAATTCCCTATCGCGCTTTAACCGACGTGAACTTCCACATAGAAGAGGGAGAGTTTATTGCTATCATGGGGCCGTCAGGGAGCGGAAAAACGACCCTATTAAATCTTATTGCCACAATTGATATCCCCACTACTGGAGATATTCTATTAAATGGTGAAAATCCTCATAAGATCAAAAAATCAAAGCTAGCGGTGTTTCGCAGACGTAATCTAGGCTTTGTGTTTCAGGATTTTAATCTATTAGATACGTTAACAATGGGCGAAAATATCTTATTGCCGCTCGCGCTTGATTTTTACAAGGTTCCTGAAATGAAACAGAAATTAGATGAAATCGCTACTCAGCTAGAAATTAATCACATTTTACAAAAGCGTCCCTACGAGGTATCAGGTGGGCAAAACCAGCGTGCAGCCATCGCGAGAGCCATCATCCATTCGCCCTCCCTTTTATTAGCAGACGAGCCTACGGGTAATCTGGATTCTAAATCAACCCGCATCGTCATGGAAACCCTGCAAAACATTAATGCTACCAAAAAAACCACGATGATGATGGTGACACACGATCCTGTAGCTGCTAGTTACTGTGATCGCGTTTTATTTATCAAGGATGGGACGCTATATAATGAAATTCAACGCGGAGAAAGCCGTCAGGTGTTCTTCCAGCAAATCTTAGATGTTCTTGCGCTTTTAGGGGGAAGTACCTATGACCTTTCTACAATTCATCGCCACTAA